The following proteins are co-located in the Chloroflexota bacterium genome:
- a CDS encoding DoxX family protein → MLACALLLLRVVTGGLLVGHGAQKLFGSFGGYGLTGTGDWLESLGLKPGKAWAALAGCGELGGGLLTILGLGGPLGPIMTISAMKMATFKAHSGKPIWVSAGGAELPVVNIAVGTALLMTGAGRYSLDNLFGIKAPRWLTALTVVGSTVTLVVGLLMDPEPPEQTAEAA, encoded by the coding sequence ATGCTCGCATGTGCGCTGCTCCTGCTCCGTGTCGTGACTGGCGGGCTGCTGGTTGGGCACGGCGCGCAGAAGCTGTTCGGATCGTTTGGCGGCTACGGGCTGACCGGAACGGGTGACTGGCTCGAATCGCTGGGGCTGAAGCCGGGGAAGGCCTGGGCGGCGCTGGCCGGCTGCGGCGAGCTTGGCGGCGGCCTGTTGACGATCCTGGGGCTTGGCGGCCCGCTCGGCCCGATCATGACCATCAGCGCCATGAAGATGGCGACCTTCAAGGCCCACTCGGGCAAGCCGATCTGGGTCAGCGCCGGCGGCGCTGAGCTGCCGGTGGTCAACATCGCCGTGGGCACGGCCCTGCTGATGACCGGCGCTGGCCGCTACTCCCTGGACAACCTGTTCGGGATCAAGGCGCCGCGCTGGCTCACGGCGCTCACGGTCGTCGGTTCGACGGTCACGCTGGTCGTCGGCCTGCTCATGGACCCTGAGCCGCCCGAGCAGACCGCCGAGGCGGCGTAG
- a CDS encoding carbohydrate ABC transporter permease — protein MSQIALDTGARPAPLPRARLTWRRQQLLQRIVVTVLGLLIFIVLTFPFLWLLLTSVKTDVDSWAIPPQYIPLHPTLEKYQALLAGAAGAATTRELQYWYLYVLNSLYVAIIPAVLSTAIGTLAGYGFARFKFPGASTMLTLLLVGQMFPGPSLFVPIYFLVNQLGLQDSHTALLIIYTAFHVPAATWLASGFIRTIPRELEEAARIDGCTLFQTLLFIVIPLARIGIVTVAILAFMALWGEYGFASIILETQTKYTATIGLVRQMNELTTAFNTIGAAATMMGVPLLVVLMLIQRHFVRGLTAGAVKDV, from the coding sequence ATGAGCCAGATCGCGCTCGACACCGGCGCGCGGCCGGCCCCGCTGCCGCGCGCCCGCCTGACCTGGAGACGCCAGCAGCTGCTTCAGCGGATCGTCGTGACGGTGCTCGGCCTGCTGATCTTCATCGTCCTGACGTTCCCGTTCCTGTGGCTGCTCTTGACCTCGGTCAAGACGGACGTGGACTCCTGGGCGATCCCGCCGCAGTACATCCCCCTGCATCCCACCCTGGAGAAGTACCAGGCGCTGCTGGCCGGGGCGGCCGGCGCGGCGACCACCCGCGAGCTGCAGTACTGGTACCTGTACGTGCTCAACAGCCTGTACGTGGCGATCATCCCGGCGGTCCTCTCGACAGCCATCGGGACGCTGGCCGGCTACGGGTTCGCGCGGTTCAAGTTCCCAGGCGCCTCGACGATGCTGACCCTGCTGCTGGTCGGGCAGATGTTCCCGGGTCCGTCACTGTTCGTGCCGATCTACTTCCTGGTCAACCAGCTTGGCTTGCAGGACAGCCACACGGCGCTGCTGATTATCTACACGGCGTTCCACGTGCCGGCCGCCACCTGGCTGGCGAGCGGCTTCATCCGGACCATCCCCCGGGAGCTTGAGGAGGCTGCGCGCATCGACGGCTGCACGCTGTTCCAGACGCTGCTGTTCATCGTGATCCCGCTGGCGCGCATCGGCATCGTGACGGTGGCGATCCTGGCGTTCATGGCGCTCTGGGGCGAGTACGGCTTCGCCTCGATCATCCTCGAGACGCAGACGAAGTACACGGCTACCATAGGGCTGGTGCGCCAGATGAACGAGCTGACGACGGCGTTCAACACCATCGGCGCGGCCGCCACGATGATGGGCGTACCGCTGCTGGTCGTGTTGATGCTGATCCAGCGTCACTTCGTGCGCGGGCTGACGGCCGGCGCGGTGAAGGACGTGTAG
- a CDS encoding GlsB/YeaQ/YmgE family stress response membrane protein, which translates to MVGFLLTLLVAGLVGWAADAVVPGTLPGGWIGAVLAGIIGGFLGTLLLGKIGPTIFDINIIPAFIGAAAIAVAAELTMGSRSRAVR; encoded by the coding sequence CTGGTCGGATTCCTGCTGACGCTGCTGGTGGCCGGCCTCGTGGGCTGGGCCGCCGACGCCGTGGTGCCCGGCACGCTGCCGGGCGGCTGGATTGGCGCGGTGCTGGCCGGCATCATCGGCGGGTTCCTGGGCACGCTGCTGCTCGGGAAGATCGGCCCGACCATCTTCGACATCAACATCATCCCGGCCTTCATCGGCGCGGCGGCGATCGCCGTGGCGGCCGAGCTGACGATGGGCTCGCGCTCGCGCGCCGTCCGCTAG
- a CDS encoding response regulator transcription factor, which yields MATGAPIRVILADDHPILRSGLRLLLGAEPDLEVVGEANNGLEAVEQTTRLRPDVVVMDIAMPGMSGLEATRRISQLETGARVLILTVHAEEQYLLPVVQAGGSGYVLKSQADTDLLEAIRAVHRGEVFLDPPAQKMLLEDYLDRVKAGKEVDSYQTLSEREREVLKLTAEGYTAQEIADRLVLSPKTVDTYRQRVMDKLNLHHRAELVKYALRKGLLQPGEG from the coding sequence CTGGCGACAGGCGCCCCGATCCGCGTCATCCTGGCGGACGATCATCCGATCCTGCGGAGCGGCCTGCGGCTGCTGCTGGGCGCGGAGCCGGACCTCGAGGTGGTTGGCGAGGCCAACAACGGCCTGGAGGCCGTCGAGCAGACGACCCGCCTCCGGCCAGATGTCGTCGTCATGGACATCGCGATGCCGGGCATGAGCGGCCTGGAGGCGACGCGCCGCATCAGCCAGCTGGAGACGGGTGCGCGCGTCCTGATCCTGACGGTCCACGCCGAGGAGCAGTATCTGCTGCCGGTGGTGCAGGCGGGCGGCTCTGGCTACGTCCTCAAGAGCCAGGCCGACACCGACCTGCTGGAGGCGATCCGCGCGGTGCACCGTGGCGAGGTCTTCCTCGACCCGCCGGCCCAGAAGATGCTGCTCGAAGATTACCTGGACCGCGTCAAGGCCGGGAAAGAGGTCGACAGCTACCAGACCCTCTCCGAGCGCGAGCGCGAGGTGTTGAAGCTGACCGCCGAGGGGTACACGGCCCAGGAGATCGCGGACCGTCTCGTGTTGAGCCCGAAGACCGTTGATACCTACCGGCAGCGGGTGATGGACAAGCTGAACCTGCACCACCGGGCGGAGCTGGTCAAGTACGCCCTGCGGAAAGGGCTGCTCCAGCCGGGAGAGGGCTGA
- a CDS encoding sugar phosphate isomerase/epimerase, translating to MATPPLALHTWSLDSTPLDAVLKIARQTGWQAVELRHIDFVRAAEAGQSEDDVIALVRASGLPVAAVGARLGWMYAEGEERQQLFDIFEATCRRAAALNCRVVQSPVDVPAGDLQAAAARVRQIGEIARRYGVRVALEPICIAQQFSTLASGKALLAAAGHPSVGLDVDCYHIERSGDGIPEVETLTLDEIVYVQYSDVPADAGPPTPDSLLNRLQPGQGVVPMAEFQRILTAKGYTGPYSFEAPNPAAWDRDPQTVSDEAYAASLAAFH from the coding sequence GTGGCGACGCCGCCGCTTGCATTGCACACCTGGAGCCTGGACTCGACGCCGCTCGACGCGGTGCTGAAGATCGCCCGCCAGACCGGCTGGCAGGCCGTCGAGCTGCGGCACATCGACTTCGTCCGCGCCGCCGAGGCCGGCCAGTCCGAGGACGACGTGATCGCGCTGGTCCGTGCGAGCGGCCTGCCGGTGGCCGCTGTCGGCGCGCGGCTCGGCTGGATGTACGCCGAGGGCGAGGAGCGCCAGCAGCTCTTCGACATCTTCGAGGCGACCTGCCGGCGGGCGGCCGCCCTCAACTGCCGCGTCGTCCAGTCACCCGTGGATGTGCCGGCCGGCGATCTGCAGGCTGCTGCCGCGCGCGTCCGCCAGATCGGCGAGATCGCCCGGCGGTACGGCGTGCGGGTGGCCCTGGAACCGATCTGCATCGCCCAGCAGTTCAGCACCCTGGCGAGCGGCAAGGCGCTGCTGGCGGCGGCCGGGCATCCGTCGGTCGGCCTGGACGTGGACTGCTACCACATCGAGCGCAGCGGCGACGGCATCCCCGAGGTCGAGACGCTCACCCTGGACGAGATCGTCTACGTCCAGTACAGCGACGTGCCGGCCGATGCTGGCCCGCCGACCCCGGACAGCCTGCTCAACCGCCTCCAGCCCGGCCAGGGCGTCGTCCCGATGGCCGAGTTCCAGCGCATCCTGACGGCGAAGGGGTACACCGGACCGTACAGCTTCGAAGCGCCGAATCCGGCCGCCTGGGACCGCGATCCGCAGACCGTCTCCGACGAGGCGTACGCTGCCAGCCTGGCCGCGTTCCACTGA
- a CDS encoding GntR family transcriptional regulator: MLISQQAQPGVNGGADPRAAGLAQPSGEVAVVSIGNGARSDTAKPVFSPTRSGVLRQEVTLAIEQAILLGAIAPGQRLVEADVANQMGISKAPVREALRSLEQLGLVVNRPRRGTFVTPVTATLAGEAFSLRALLETYAARLAVHTVEESHLTRMRQYLEHAADVWDDYPARIDYDLKMHDVIFELSGHKLLQQAWGNLRSQVQLLLTVSGILRSEEYGRGQPRSMVTVHESIMTALRERDADRLEAEIVAHLAEGERRLRLMMDPLGSEPYVRQELFTRRTERSDETTGSDAAP, encoded by the coding sequence ATGCTTATCTCTCAGCAGGCTCAGCCGGGCGTCAACGGGGGTGCGGACCCGCGTGCGGCCGGGCTGGCCCAGCCTTCCGGCGAGGTGGCGGTGGTGTCGATCGGCAACGGGGCACGGAGTGACACGGCGAAGCCGGTGTTCAGTCCGACACGGTCAGGAGTTCTTCGGCAGGAGGTGACACTCGCCATTGAGCAGGCGATCCTCCTGGGGGCCATCGCGCCGGGGCAGCGCCTCGTCGAGGCCGATGTTGCCAACCAGATGGGGATCAGCAAAGCGCCCGTGCGCGAGGCGCTCAGGAGCCTGGAGCAGCTTGGGCTGGTCGTCAACCGGCCGCGGCGCGGCACGTTCGTCACGCCCGTCACGGCGACGCTCGCCGGCGAGGCGTTCAGCCTGCGCGCCCTGCTGGAGACCTACGCCGCCCGGCTGGCCGTCCACACCGTCGAGGAGTCCCACCTGACGCGGATGCGCCAGTACCTGGAGCATGCCGCCGACGTCTGGGACGACTACCCCGCCCGCATCGACTACGACCTCAAGATGCACGATGTCATCTTCGAGCTGAGCGGCCACAAGCTGTTGCAGCAGGCGTGGGGCAACCTGCGCTCGCAGGTGCAGCTGCTCCTCACCGTCAGCGGGATTCTCCGCAGCGAGGAGTACGGCCGGGGACAGCCCCGCTCGATGGTCACCGTGCACGAGTCGATCATGACCGCCCTGCGCGAGCGTGACGCCGACCGGCTTGAGGCGGAGATCGTCGCCCACCTGGCCGAAGGCGAGCGCCGCCTGCGGCTGATGATGGATCCCCTCGGAAGCGAACCGTACGTCCGCCAGGAGCTGTTCACCCGTCGCACGGAGCGGAGCGACGAGACGACCGGGAGCGACGCCGCGCCGTAG
- a CDS encoding 6-carboxytetrahydropterin synthase, which translates to MFVVGVSDHIMIAHSLRGEAFGPAQRLHGATYEVRAEISAPTLDENGIVADIGLLRTVLRETLAPLDLQNLDDLPRFAGENTTTEFLCHWVHTALTRRLGARPEAGLRVTLVESPNAWAAYEAPMLLKEA; encoded by the coding sequence ATGTTCGTCGTCGGCGTCTCGGATCACATCATGATCGCCCACAGCCTGCGCGGTGAGGCGTTCGGGCCGGCCCAGCGGCTGCACGGCGCCACCTACGAGGTGCGCGCGGAGATCTCCGCGCCGACCCTGGACGAGAATGGTATCGTCGCGGACATCGGGCTGCTGCGAACCGTTCTGCGGGAGACCCTGGCCCCGCTCGACCTCCAGAACCTGGACGACTTGCCGCGGTTCGCCGGCGAGAACACCACCACCGAGTTCCTCTGCCACTGGGTCCACACGGCGCTGACCCGGCGGCTCGGCGCGCGCCCGGAGGCCGGGCTGCGCGTTACCCTGGTCGAGTCCCCGAACGCCTGGGCCGCCTACGAGGCCCCGATGCTGCTGAAGGAGGCCTGA
- a CDS encoding sugar ABC transporter permease, with protein sequence MKVLGMRRDDLFGLALVLPAMALVLSFIVYPVGEVIRMSFTNTNLLTRRADFVGLQSYQRVLEDPLFLMVLKNTAIWVFLGTALALILGLAIGYFISFDWGINRLLRAGILIPWILPVVVAVAAWRWMYHAEMGVLNDLLKKAGLIEKGISWLGDPALVMYALSAIATWRHLPFAALIVSAAIQGIPNGLLEAATIDGANGWQKFRYIIMPHLAYPLVVIGVMNLIWNMNDLTTVWGSTRGGPANSSEILSTFIYSMGFNSFRFGLSSALSVINFVILLGLSVAYLVILRGAWRMEER encoded by the coding sequence ATGAAAGTCCTCGGGATGCGACGCGACGACCTCTTCGGCCTCGCGCTCGTCCTGCCGGCGATGGCCCTCGTCCTCTCGTTCATCGTCTACCCGGTGGGCGAGGTCATCCGCATGAGCTTCACCAACACCAACCTGCTGACCCGCCGCGCAGACTTCGTCGGGCTGCAGTCGTACCAGCGGGTGCTCGAAGACCCCCTCTTCCTGATGGTGCTCAAGAACACCGCCATCTGGGTCTTCCTCGGGACGGCCCTCGCGCTGATCCTGGGGCTGGCCATCGGCTACTTCATCAGCTTTGACTGGGGGATCAACCGGCTGCTGCGGGCTGGCATCCTGATCCCCTGGATTCTGCCGGTGGTGGTCGCCGTGGCGGCATGGCGCTGGATGTACCACGCCGAGATGGGCGTCCTGAACGATCTGCTCAAGAAGGCCGGGCTGATCGAGAAGGGGATCTCCTGGCTGGGGGATCCAGCCCTGGTGATGTACGCGCTCTCGGCCATCGCGACGTGGCGGCACCTGCCGTTCGCCGCGCTGATCGTCTCGGCGGCGATCCAGGGCATCCCGAACGGGCTGCTGGAGGCTGCCACCATCGACGGCGCGAACGGCTGGCAGAAGTTCCGCTACATCATCATGCCCCACCTCGCCTACCCGCTGGTGGTCATCGGCGTCATGAACCTGATCTGGAACATGAACGACCTGACGACGGTCTGGGGCTCGACGCGCGGCGGCCCGGCCAACTCCAGCGAGATCCTCTCGACCTTCATCTACTCGATGGGGTTCAACTCGTTCCGGTTCGGGCTCTCCTCGGCGCTCTCGGTGATCAACTTCGTGATCCTGCTCGGGCTGAGCGTGGCGTATCTGGTCATCCTGCGCGGCGCGTGGCGCATGGAGGAGCGATGA
- a CDS encoding class I SAM-dependent methyltransferase produces the protein MRNTSGVRIAGLAVRWHTLPAPADRGDAPAAFGLWVLADPDATIDAMTQEEFERTDERMPYFAMVWASADSLVSRVLEGPRLDGLQVLDLGCGLGPCGFAAAHLGAHVTFFDWEPRALEIAQHSAARQPVPLSRFEFLVGDWRNPPPMGPFDLILGADVLYEQRNAPAVAAFLASHLKPDAEAWIGDPGRPQAGPFPALAERHGLQVVSSEIMPPRAHQAEITLLRVRRPTS, from the coding sequence ATGCGTAACACGTCCGGCGTGCGAATCGCGGGGCTGGCCGTGCGCTGGCACACGCTGCCAGCGCCGGCCGACCGTGGCGACGCCCCGGCGGCGTTCGGCCTCTGGGTGCTGGCCGATCCCGATGCCACCATCGACGCGATGACCCAGGAGGAGTTCGAGCGGACCGACGAGCGGATGCCGTACTTCGCGATGGTCTGGGCCTCGGCGGATTCGCTGGTCTCCCGGGTGCTGGAAGGTCCACGGCTCGACGGTCTCCAGGTGCTCGATCTCGGGTGCGGGCTGGGGCCGTGCGGCTTCGCGGCGGCTCACCTGGGCGCGCACGTCACCTTCTTCGACTGGGAGCCGCGCGCCCTGGAGATCGCCCAGCACAGCGCTGCCCGCCAGCCGGTCCCACTATCGCGCTTCGAGTTCCTGGTGGGAGACTGGCGCAACCCGCCGCCGATGGGGCCGTTCGACCTGATCCTCGGCGCGGACGTGCTCTACGAGCAGCGCAACGCGCCGGCCGTGGCCGCCTTCCTGGCCAGCCACCTGAAGCCGGACGCCGAGGCCTGGATCGGCGATCCCGGCCGGCCACAGGCCGGGCCGTTCCCGGCCCTGGCCGAGCGCCACGGTCTCCAGGTGGTCAGCAGCGAGATCATGCCGCCGCGCGCTCACCAGGCCGAGATCACGCTGCTGCGGGTGCGCCGCCCGACCTCCTGA
- a CDS encoding SH3 domain-containing protein, which yields MRRRELVKALLGLAAAPMLLPLGTPAARAQPAPPDDAPAEPPGQPAELPAPPAELPAQPLPQPVAPLPTTFARGPIPNNIVGLNVARLHQPIYIWATSDVVNANGGDWGYITVVWTVADREDRNAEYNFQQFLDRCFEHHVQPIVRVATTFSRSTKPGNSPPGSKGMDGSWSRPDWDEPRKWRAFFERATWPSRHAWIIVGNEPNLGREWGDEVDAAGYARYLAHFLDVFQDTPRFDVVSGALDISNSTQLPVMQDALEFLDEMAAAVPSIFERLPAWASNPYRVISGGPGARYTHLAYEAEFDRIGREMPVLITEAGHLETGDEMEIARFYAEAFRDWMADPKVVAATPLFWHPDRNEFWMFELDSKNRFVYKSPTYELLRKLPRMAGSPEYVATMGNVARTTPFEEPGTAAAPEDDGGQPASAHASEREGDTWELDADGQPAAPHPAARAQPPAAQANAAQSAQATTPAAGPAQASAGTSPSGGAPAAARPSVAQALRVANTDGAGARLRLAPSVASDALTVLPDGSMVEALGPEQGSGEQRWRRVRAEDGVEGWIAAELLEPADE from the coding sequence ATGCGGCGTCGTGAGCTGGTGAAAGCGCTCCTCGGGCTGGCCGCCGCGCCGATGCTCCTGCCGCTGGGAACGCCGGCCGCCCGCGCGCAGCCGGCTCCGCCAGATGACGCACCAGCCGAGCCACCAGGCCAGCCTGCCGAGTTGCCGGCCCCGCCTGCTGAGTTGCCGGCCCAGCCACTCCCCCAACCGGTCGCTCCGCTCCCGACCACCTTCGCGCGCGGGCCGATCCCGAACAACATCGTCGGCCTGAACGTCGCGCGGCTCCACCAGCCGATCTACATCTGGGCCACCTCGGACGTGGTGAACGCGAATGGCGGCGATTGGGGCTACATCACCGTCGTCTGGACCGTGGCGGACCGCGAAGACCGCAACGCCGAGTACAACTTCCAGCAGTTCCTGGATCGTTGTTTCGAGCACCACGTGCAGCCGATTGTGCGGGTCGCCACGACGTTCAGCCGCAGCACGAAGCCCGGCAACTCGCCGCCCGGCAGCAAGGGCATGGACGGCTCGTGGTCGCGACCAGACTGGGATGAGCCCAGGAAGTGGCGCGCCTTCTTCGAGCGGGCAACCTGGCCCTCGCGGCACGCCTGGATCATCGTCGGCAACGAGCCGAACCTCGGCCGCGAGTGGGGCGACGAGGTCGATGCAGCCGGGTACGCCCGTTACCTCGCCCACTTCCTCGACGTGTTCCAGGACACGCCTCGGTTCGACGTGGTCAGCGGGGCGCTCGACATCTCGAACAGTACCCAGCTGCCGGTGATGCAGGATGCGCTGGAGTTCCTGGACGAGATGGCCGCTGCCGTGCCCAGCATCTTCGAGCGGCTGCCGGCCTGGGCCTCGAACCCGTACCGCGTCATCTCCGGCGGGCCGGGCGCGCGCTACACCCATCTCGCCTACGAGGCCGAGTTCGACCGCATCGGCCGGGAGATGCCCGTCCTGATCACCGAGGCCGGCCACCTGGAGACCGGCGACGAGATGGAGATCGCTCGGTTTTACGCCGAGGCGTTCCGCGACTGGATGGCCGATCCGAAAGTCGTGGCGGCGACGCCGCTGTTCTGGCACCCGGACCGCAACGAGTTCTGGATGTTCGAGCTGGACAGCAAGAACCGCTTCGTCTACAAGAGCCCGACCTACGAGCTGTTGCGAAAGCTGCCCCGGATGGCCGGCTCCCCCGAATACGTGGCCACCATGGGCAACGTGGCGCGGACGACCCCCTTCGAGGAGCCGGGAACGGCCGCTGCGCCCGAGGATGATGGCGGCCAGCCGGCATCCGCGCACGCCTCCGAGCGTGAGGGAGATACCTGGGAGCTGGACGCCGACGGGCAGCCGGCGGCCCCGCACCCGGCCGCTCGGGCACAGCCGCCGGCGGCGCAGGCCAACGCCGCGCAGTCGGCGCAGGCCACAACTCCCGCGGCCGGCCCGGCTCAGGCGTCGGCGGGCACGTCGCCGTCAGGGGGCGCACCAGCAGCCGCGCGCCCGTCAGTCGCCCAGGCGCTGCGGGTTGCCAATACCGATGGCGCGGGCGCTCGGCTGCGGCTCGCGCCATCGGTGGCCTCTGATGCCCTCACGGTGCTGCCAGACGGCAGCATGGTCGAGGCGCTGGGGCCGGAGCAGGGCAGCGGCGAGCAACGCTGGCGGCGGGTCCGCGCTGAGGACGGTGTCGAAGGGTGGATCGCCGCCGAGCTGCTGGAGCCTGCCGACGAGTAG
- a CDS encoding phosphatase PAP2 family protein — MSGPLAILPRSVVWPGGAYLALVVFVWTGLHRTADRWLAAVLWQDVPCWGRSLGERASVVFAAELSLLYALALAFVCLRFRRLWAGFWIVFLLLAGVGIEITFKYYFQQPAPSAFFETIGRASCGAPGPGYPLTIVPTPSSLPSGYSIRAAYFTLLLAAFTGARWPRLRLPAFGLLGLVGLAAAASRVTVGWHWPSDVLAGVLLGACAAALATAQAGGFAWVRAGGSPRGKKRGGASGRRASASPSSARPPRRSPPRR, encoded by the coding sequence GTGTCCGGCCCGCTCGCCATCCTGCCCCGCAGCGTCGTCTGGCCTGGCGGCGCGTACCTGGCGCTCGTCGTGTTCGTCTGGACGGGCCTGCACCGTACGGCTGACCGCTGGCTGGCCGCCGTGCTCTGGCAGGATGTGCCGTGCTGGGGGCGCAGCCTCGGCGAGCGCGCCAGCGTGGTGTTCGCAGCCGAGCTGAGCCTGCTCTATGCGCTGGCGCTGGCGTTCGTCTGCCTGCGCTTCCGCCGCCTGTGGGCCGGCTTCTGGATCGTGTTCCTGCTGCTGGCGGGGGTCGGCATCGAGATCACGTTCAAGTACTACTTTCAGCAGCCCGCGCCGTCGGCGTTCTTCGAGACGATCGGGCGGGCCTCGTGCGGCGCGCCGGGGCCGGGCTACCCGCTGACGATTGTGCCCACGCCAAGCTCGCTGCCGAGCGGCTACTCGATCCGCGCGGCCTACTTCACGCTGCTGCTGGCAGCGTTCACCGGGGCGCGCTGGCCGCGCCTGCGGCTGCCGGCATTCGGACTCCTGGGGCTGGTGGGGCTGGCGGCGGCGGCCTCGCGGGTGACGGTCGGCTGGCACTGGCCCAGCGACGTTCTCGCCGGGGTGCTGCTCGGGGCCTGCGCCGCCGCGCTGGCGACGGCCCAGGCTGGAGGATTCGCCTGGGTGCGGGCGGGCGGCTCGCCCCGAGGCAAGAAGCGCGGCGGGGCTAGCGGACGGCGCGCGAGCGCGAGCCCATCGTCAGCTCGGCCGCCACGGCGATCGCCGCCGCGCCGATGA
- a CDS encoding EVE domain-containing protein encodes MAAWLVKSEPSEYSFADLEREGPVEWDGVKNPTAQINLRGMQAGDTCVIYHSMSEKAAVGIARVVRAPYPDPTDPAGKRVWVDLQAERRLARPVTLKQLKAEPDFADSPLVRISRLSVSPLTDVQLAIIERLGG; translated from the coding sequence ATGGCGGCCTGGCTGGTCAAGAGCGAGCCGAGTGAGTACAGCTTTGCGGACCTCGAACGCGAGGGGCCGGTCGAGTGGGACGGGGTGAAGAACCCGACGGCCCAGATCAACCTCCGCGGCATGCAGGCGGGCGACACCTGCGTCATCTACCACTCGATGTCCGAGAAGGCGGCGGTCGGCATCGCGAGAGTCGTCCGCGCGCCGTACCCCGACCCGACTGACCCGGCCGGCAAGCGCGTCTGGGTTGACCTGCAGGCCGAGCGGCGGCTGGCGCGCCCGGTCACACTCAAGCAGCTCAAGGCCGAGCCAGATTTCGCCGACAGCCCGCTGGTCAGGATCTCGCGGCTGTCGGTCAGCCCGCTGACGGACGTGCAACTGGCGATCATCGAGCGGCTGGGCGGGTAG
- a CDS encoding extracellular solute-binding protein produces METRTSQKTARRLTTRRQLLTGGLFVAGAALLTACGGGALPQPKAAEPAAPAAPAKPAEAPKPAADAKPAAGQPAAQSNVAPPTVVATATPQQSAAVATADGPLVVWKFGGSTRELEYFPKQNEEFIKSSGVKLEYSNNDWATKREKMLASYQAKRTADVLLIDGQSIPDLAALGAIAPFEDLDKNLMEKWKPLFIPEIWNTTVFNGKFYGPNPYVDMGTFLVFNRKILQDEGVKAPETWEDVRAAAKKLTKPDRAGIAISATAATNDANIIEGIAYRNGGRWLDDSGKKVLIDQPGFVDALQLLVDIVKDGSVPQGITETAFSQAATLFFEQKVAMWVSLSYAQVFIQSQNRPDDFPMGMKVFPPPAKVTGAAPPASAIMTPTAAFTVSTLCQQPAKALKYVDFWQQASIQAGWDGSVIRGRVPALKANWETETFKKYYPEWYAEYKAGKMFEGALPMPAFPGLVEAEKALSTAMQQAILGQMSAKDALAAAAKRSQGILDEFNG; encoded by the coding sequence ATGGAGACTCGGACATCCCAGAAGACCGCTCGCCGCCTGACCACCCGCCGTCAGTTGCTGACCGGCGGCCTGTTCGTCGCCGGCGCGGCGCTGCTGACCGCCTGTGGCGGCGGCGCGCTGCCGCAGCCGAAGGCCGCCGAGCCGGCCGCCCCCGCGGCGCCGGCCAAGCCGGCCGAGGCCCCCAAGCCGGCCGCTGACGCCAAGCCGGCCGCCGGCCAGCCGGCGGCGCAGTCGAACGTCGCGCCGCCGACCGTCGTGGCGACGGCCACGCCGCAGCAGAGCGCTGCCGTCGCCACGGCAGACGGCCCGCTGGTGGTCTGGAAGTTCGGCGGATCCACCAGGGAGCTTGAGTACTTCCCGAAGCAGAACGAGGAGTTCATCAAGAGCTCGGGCGTCAAGCTGGAGTACTCGAACAACGACTGGGCGACCAAGCGCGAGAAGATGCTGGCCTCGTACCAGGCCAAGCGCACGGCCGACGTGCTGCTGATCGACGGCCAGAGCATCCCAGACCTCGCGGCGCTCGGGGCCATCGCCCCGTTCGAGGATCTCGACAAGAACCTGATGGAGAAGTGGAAGCCGCTTTTCATCCCCGAGATCTGGAACACCACCGTCTTCAACGGGAAGTTCTACGGCCCGAACCCGTACGTGGACATGGGCACGTTCCTGGTGTTCAACCGCAAGATCCTCCAGGACGAGGGCGTCAAGGCGCCGGAGACCTGGGAGGACGTCCGCGCGGCGGCGAAGAAGCTGACGAAGCCAGACCGGGCCGGCATCGCGATCTCGGCGACGGCCGCCACCAACGACGCCAACATCATCGAGGGCATCGCCTACCGCAACGGCGGTCGCTGGCTCGACGACAGCGGCAAGAAGGTGCTGATCGATCAGCCGGGCTTTGTGGATGCGCTCCAGCTGCTGGTCGACATCGTCAAGGATGGCTCGGTGCCGCAGGGCATCACCGAGACGGCGTTCAGCCAGGCGGCCACCCTCTTCTTCGAGCAGAAGGTGGCGATGTGGGTGTCGCTCTCCTACGCCCAGGTCTTCATCCAGTCCCAGAACCGCCCGGACGACTTCCCGATGGGCATGAAGGTCTTCCCGCCGCCGGCCAAGGTGACCGGGGCCGCGCCGCCCGCCTCCGCGATCATGACGCCGACGGCCGCGTTCACGGTCAGCACGCTCTGCCAGCAGCCGGCCAAGGCGCTCAAGTACGTGGACTTCTGGCAGCAGGCCTCGATCCAGGCCGGCTGGGATGGCTCGGTGATCCGGGGGCGGGTGCCGGCTCTCAAGGCGAACTGGGAGACCGAGACGTTCAAGAAGTACTACCCCGAGTGGTACGCCGAATATAAGGCCGGCAAGATGTTCGAGGGGGCGCTGCCCATGCCGGCCTTCCCGGGGCTGGTGGAGGCCGAGAAGGCGCTCTCGACGGCGATGCAGCAGGCGATCCTCGGGCAGATGTCGGCGAAGGACGCGCTGGCAGCGGCGGCCAAGCGCTCGCAGGGCATCCTCGACGAGTTCAACGGCTGA